Proteins found in one Sorghum bicolor cultivar BTx623 chromosome 1, Sorghum_bicolor_NCBIv3, whole genome shotgun sequence genomic segment:
- the LOC110431754 gene encoding uncharacterized protein LOC110431754 produces the protein MTQIAASVNSCYSSNAVTMRGGKTTRDPPYPNMTRKLARKDNQDEEDKVEEEELPSTEESTKFNGKVAPHEFYDTNLLMPFPRTRIQKTDEQFSKFVEVIRQLYVNIPLLDAMQVLTYAKYLIDILNNKKPLPKTELADQSIRHPTGVAENIPVKIRDFIVPVDFVVLDMEVDKKVPLILGRPFLSTAKAHIDVGAGEIQFTINGAQEKFNFKPKAEQCSMILATELATIISLTHTKKKAKSKPRAKAKQIWK, from the exons ATGACTCAAATTGCTGCTTCTGTTAATTCTTGTTATTCctcaaatgcggtgaccatgagagggggtaagaccactcgtgatccaCCATATCCTAACATGACAAGGAAACTAGCAAGGAAGGACAACCAGGATGAAGAAGACAAGGTAGAAGAAGAAGAGCTTCCATCAACAGAAGAAAGTACCAAGTTCAATGGGAAAGTGGCACCACATGAGTTTTACGATACAAACCTACTGATGCCATTCCCCAGGACGAGGATTCAAAAGACCGATGAACAATTCAGCAAATTTGTTGAGGTAATTCGACAATTATATGTCAATATCCCGTTACTTGATGCAATGCAGGTTCTAACCTACGCCAAGTACCTGATAGACATCCTCAACAACAAGAAGCCACTACCTAAAACCGAG CTAGCGGATCAGTCGATTCGCCATCCAACGGGAGTAGCTGAGAACATCCCTGTCAAGATACGTGATTTCATCGTTCCTGTGGATTTCGTAGTTCTTGACATGGAAGTTGACAAAAAGGTTCccctcatccttgggagaccattcctcagcactgCCAAGGCACATATTGATGTTGGAGCCGGAGAAATTCAATTTACCATCAATGGGGCTCAGGAGAAATTCAACTTCAAGCCAAAAGCTGAGCAGTGCTCAATGATCTTGGCTACAGAGCTGGCTACAATTATTTCCCTGACGCACACCAAAAAGAAGGCTAAATCAAAACCACGAGCAAAAGCCAAGCAGATATGGAAGTGA